Proteins found in one Amycolatopsis umgeniensis genomic segment:
- a CDS encoding carbohydrate ABC transporter permease, giving the protein MAIGGAVTSGRKLKWGLVDILVLIFALFPVLWVVSLSFKTKETLDDGYFIPQEWTWQNYADIFETTEFIRALVNSIGIAIIATVIAVVLGTMAAYAIARLDFPGKQLLVGMSLLIAMFPQVSLVTPLFNIERELGLFDTWPGLILPYITFALPLSIYTLSAFFREIPWELEKAAKMDGATPAQAFRKVIAPLAAPGVFTTAILVFIFCWNDFLFAISLTSTEASRTVPAALSFFTGSSQFEDPTGTISAAAVVITVPIILFVLFFQRRIVAGLTSGAVKG; this is encoded by the coding sequence ATGGCCATCGGTGGAGCGGTCACGTCCGGCCGCAAGCTCAAATGGGGTCTCGTCGACATCCTGGTCCTGATCTTCGCGCTGTTCCCGGTGCTGTGGGTGGTGTCCCTTTCGTTCAAGACCAAGGAGACCTTGGACGACGGGTACTTCATCCCGCAGGAATGGACGTGGCAGAACTACGCGGACATCTTCGAGACCACGGAGTTCATCCGGGCACTGGTGAACTCGATCGGCATCGCGATCATCGCGACGGTGATCGCGGTCGTCCTCGGCACGATGGCGGCGTACGCGATCGCGCGGCTGGACTTCCCCGGCAAGCAGCTGCTGGTCGGGATGTCACTGCTGATCGCGATGTTCCCGCAGGTTTCGCTGGTGACGCCGTTGTTCAACATCGAACGTGAGCTGGGGCTGTTCGACACGTGGCCGGGGCTCATCCTGCCCTACATCACGTTCGCGCTGCCGCTGTCGATCTACACGCTTTCCGCATTCTTCCGCGAAATCCCGTGGGAGCTGGAAAAAGCGGCGAAGATGGACGGCGCGACCCCGGCGCAGGCGTTCCGGAAGGTGATCGCGCCCCTGGCGGCACCGGGGGTGTTCACCACCGCGATCCTGGTGTTCATCTTCTGCTGGAACGACTTCCTGTTCGCGATCTCGCTGACCTCGACAGAGGCCTCGCGCACGGTCCCGGCGGCGCTGTCGTTCTTCACCGGGTCCTCGCAGTTCGAAGACCCGACAGGGACGATCTCCGCGGCCGCCGTGGTGATCACCGTCCCGATCATCCTGTTCGTGTTGTTCTTCCAGCGTCGCATCGTGGCGGGGCTGACGTCCGGTGCGGTGAAGGGCTGA
- a CDS encoding ABC transporter ATP-binding protein: protein MAEIVLEKVTKKYPDGALAVSEVDITIADGEFIILVGPSGCGKSTTLNMVAGLEDISSGELRIDGKRVNEKAPKDRDIAMVFQSYALYPHMSVRENMAFPLRLAKVDDRTVRAKVEEAAQILDLTGHLDRKPANLSGGQRQRVAMGRAIVRNPKAFLMDEPLSNLDAKLRGQMRTSVSKIQKQLGTTTLYVTHDQTEAMTLGDRVVVLRAGYVQQIGSPQFLYDNPANLFVAGFIGSPSMNFVPATLENGTARSALGDIPLTDRVRQLVEAADAPREVIVGIRPEHFEDAALVDASARQGATFIAHVDVLESMGSEKFAHFSVEGEAASSSDLADLAADSGSSDVPGSESQIVARLSAASSAAENQNVELWFDADKIKLFDGASGKNLTYTE from the coding sequence ATGGCTGAAATCGTTCTCGAAAAAGTCACCAAGAAGTACCCCGACGGCGCCCTCGCAGTGTCCGAAGTGGACATCACCATCGCCGACGGCGAGTTCATCATCCTGGTCGGCCCGTCCGGCTGCGGCAAGTCCACGACGCTGAACATGGTCGCCGGCCTGGAGGACATCTCCTCCGGCGAACTGCGCATCGACGGCAAGCGCGTCAACGAGAAGGCACCGAAGGACCGCGATATCGCGATGGTGTTCCAGTCCTACGCCCTGTACCCGCACATGAGTGTCCGGGAGAACATGGCGTTCCCGTTGCGGCTGGCCAAGGTCGACGACCGGACGGTGCGGGCGAAGGTCGAGGAGGCGGCGCAGATCCTCGATCTGACCGGGCATCTGGACCGCAAACCGGCGAACCTCTCCGGTGGGCAGCGTCAGCGCGTCGCGATGGGACGCGCGATCGTCCGTAACCCCAAGGCGTTCCTGATGGACGAGCCACTGTCCAACTTGGACGCGAAGCTCCGCGGCCAGATGCGGACCTCGGTGTCGAAGATCCAGAAGCAGCTGGGCACGACGACGCTGTACGTCACGCACGACCAGACCGAGGCGATGACCCTCGGCGACCGGGTCGTCGTGCTCCGGGCGGGCTACGTGCAGCAGATCGGGTCGCCGCAGTTCCTCTACGACAACCCGGCGAACCTGTTCGTGGCCGGGTTCATCGGCAGCCCGTCGATGAACTTCGTGCCCGCGACGCTGGAGAACGGCACCGCCCGCAGCGCGCTGGGCGACATCCCGCTCACCGACCGGGTGCGGCAACTCGTCGAGGCCGCCGACGCGCCGCGTGAGGTCATCGTCGGCATCCGGCCGGAGCACTTCGAGGACGCCGCTCTGGTGGACGCGTCGGCCCGTCAGGGCGCGACGTTCATCGCCCACGTGGACGTCCTCGAGTCGATGGGTTCCGAGAAGTTCGCGCACTTCTCGGTCGAGGGTGAGGCCGCGTCGTCGTCCGACCTCGCGGATCTCGCCGCCGACAGCGGATCCTCGGACGTCCCGGGCTCGGAGTCACAGATCGTGGCCCGGCTCTCGGCGGCGTCCTCGGCCGCGGAAAACCAGAACGTGGAACTCTGGTTCGACGCGGACAAGATCAAGCTGTTCGACGGGGCCAGCGGCAAGAACCTGACCTACACGGAGTGA
- a CDS encoding PspC domain-containing protein translates to MSNSVATRLTRPRQGRMIGGVCAGIAKRFGTTPGKVRLLAVLSCLLPGPQFIVYLVLWLALPESEY, encoded by the coding sequence GTGAGCAACTCCGTGGCCACCCGACTGACCCGCCCGCGCCAGGGCCGCATGATCGGCGGCGTCTGCGCCGGTATCGCCAAACGGTTCGGCACCACGCCGGGCAAGGTCCGCCTGCTGGCCGTGCTCTCGTGCCTGCTGCCGGGCCCGCAGTTCATCGTCTACCTCGTGCTGTGGCTCGCCCTGCCCGAGAGCGAGTACTGA
- a CDS encoding TetR/AcrR family transcriptional regulator: protein MARDLAPAAPARPLRRDAELNRQRIIAAARDVFGERGLEATLDDVAHHAGVGVGTVYRRFPSKEHLVEAMFVDQFETIRQFAEEALRAEDPWKGFTDFTWRAAELHAGDRGLREVMLSNVFGQERVAEAKARMVPLITQLVERAQSAGVLRADIVPTDMPLLHQMIGSVIEFTHGIQPDLWRRCLALLLDGLRAEPGRATPLPHPPLDFEALDEVMCSFRLPKLR from the coding sequence ATGGCTCGGGACCTCGCTCCCGCCGCACCGGCGCGGCCGCTGCGGCGCGACGCTGAACTCAATCGGCAGCGCATCATCGCGGCGGCACGCGATGTCTTCGGCGAGCGCGGGCTCGAAGCGACGCTCGACGACGTCGCGCATCACGCCGGCGTCGGCGTCGGCACCGTCTATCGCCGCTTCCCGAGTAAGGAACACCTGGTCGAGGCCATGTTCGTCGACCAGTTCGAGACGATCCGGCAGTTCGCCGAAGAGGCGCTTCGCGCCGAAGACCCATGGAAAGGCTTCACCGACTTCACCTGGCGCGCGGCCGAACTGCACGCCGGTGACCGCGGGTTACGCGAAGTCATGCTGTCGAACGTCTTCGGTCAGGAGCGCGTCGCCGAGGCGAAAGCCCGCATGGTGCCGTTGATCACACAGCTCGTCGAACGGGCTCAGTCGGCGGGCGTCCTCCGCGCCGACATCGTGCCGACGGACATGCCCCTGCTGCACCAGATGATCGGTTCGGTCATCGAGTTCACGCACGGTATCCAGCCGGACCTGTGGCGCCGCTGTCTCGCGCTGCTCCTGGACGGCCTGCGCGCCGAACCCGGCCGCGCCACCCCGCTGCCGCATCCGCCACTGGACTTCGAGGCGCTGGACGAAGTCATGTGCTCCTTCAGGCTCCCGAAGCTACGTTGA
- a CDS encoding MFS transporter, which produces MPESSTAVATPSGAGATQHANPHHARRWLILVMIGLAQLMVVLDATVVNIALPSAQQDLGFSNDARQWVVTAYALAFGSLLLLGGRLADLFGRKRAFLVGLAGFAIVSAIGGAAGSIEMLLIARAAQGVFGALLAPAALSLLTTTFTDPKERGKAFGVFGAIGGGGAAIGLLLGGVLTEYLDWRWSMYVNIIFAVIAFAGSFVLLKNSETDGPRPKLDIPGTITASAGLFALVYGFANAERDSWSSISVWGFLAAGVVLLAAFVVIQQRAEHPLLPLRVLLDRDRGGSYLAMFLLAIGMFSIFLFLTFYIQLNLGFTPVQSGVAFLPMVATLMASATSATAVLLPKFGAKPLVSLGMLIAGAGLFWLSAIDTTSTYSNGVLFPLMIMGVGIGLAMAPAMSVATFGVDTHDAGVASAAVNTAQQVGGSIGTALLSTLAGNAATSFLVGKTPTPQLAAEAAVHSYTTAFVWGGWIFVIGAVICGLLLRSGAPAKAPEGASEAAPVAVHM; this is translated from the coding sequence ATGCCTGAGTCATCCACCGCTGTCGCCACGCCGTCGGGGGCCGGCGCCACACAGCACGCCAACCCGCACCACGCCAGGAGATGGCTGATCCTGGTGATGATCGGCCTCGCCCAGTTGATGGTGGTGCTCGACGCCACCGTCGTGAACATCGCGCTCCCGTCCGCGCAGCAAGACCTCGGCTTCTCGAACGACGCCCGTCAGTGGGTCGTCACCGCGTACGCGCTCGCGTTCGGCAGCCTGCTCCTGCTGGGCGGTCGGCTCGCGGACCTCTTCGGCCGCAAACGCGCGTTCCTGGTCGGGCTCGCCGGTTTCGCCATCGTGTCGGCGATCGGTGGCGCCGCCGGCAGCATCGAGATGCTTCTCATCGCTCGCGCCGCACAGGGTGTCTTCGGCGCCCTTCTCGCTCCGGCGGCTCTCTCGCTGCTGACCACGACCTTCACCGACCCGAAGGAACGCGGTAAGGCCTTCGGTGTCTTCGGCGCGATCGGCGGTGGCGGGGCGGCGATCGGCCTGCTGCTCGGCGGCGTGCTGACCGAGTACCTCGACTGGCGCTGGTCGATGTACGTCAACATCATCTTCGCGGTGATCGCGTTCGCCGGTTCGTTCGTGCTGCTGAAGAACTCCGAGACCGACGGCCCGCGCCCGAAGCTCGACATCCCGGGCACGATCACCGCTTCGGCCGGACTCTTCGCGCTGGTCTACGGCTTCGCGAACGCCGAGCGCGACTCGTGGTCCTCGATCTCGGTGTGGGGTTTCCTCGCCGCCGGCGTCGTGCTGCTCGCCGCGTTCGTGGTGATCCAGCAGCGGGCCGAACATCCGCTCCTGCCGCTGCGCGTCCTGCTCGACCGGGATCGCGGCGGCTCGTACCTCGCGATGTTCCTGCTCGCCATCGGGATGTTCTCGATCTTCCTGTTCCTCACCTTCTACATCCAGCTGAACCTCGGGTTCACGCCGGTGCAGAGCGGGGTCGCGTTCCTGCCGATGGTGGCCACCCTGATGGCCAGCGCGACGTCGGCGACGGCCGTGCTGTTGCCGAAGTTCGGCGCGAAACCGTTGGTGTCACTGGGAATGCTGATCGCCGGGGCGGGCCTGTTCTGGCTCTCGGCCATCGACACCACCAGCACGTACTCCAACGGCGTGCTGTTCCCGCTGATGATCATGGGCGTCGGTATCGGCCTCGCCATGGCGCCCGCGATGAGCGTCGCGACCTTCGGCGTCGACACGCACGACGCCGGTGTCGCGTCCGCAGCGGTCAACACCGCGCAGCAGGTCGGCGGCTCGATCGGGACAGCGCTGCTGAGCACGCTGGCCGGTAACGCAGCGACGTCCTTCCTGGTCGGCAAGACGCCGACGCCGCAACTCGCGGCCGAAGCGGCCGTGCACAGTTACACGACCGCTTTCGTGTGGGGCGGGTGGATCTTCGTGATCGGTGCGGTGATCTGCGGGCTGCTGCTGCGGTCCGGTGCTCCGGCGAAGGCGCCGGAGGGCGCTTCGGAGGCCGCGCCGGTCGCGGTGCACATGTAG
- a CDS encoding ParB N-terminal domain-containing protein — MKDTGFPRADAEADFLRARRRQVLSRLANWLRGEPDDVNIMLPFHEVVDALGYLGERRIGARVIRLDSIVGSVDRGRDFDRRFRPTSGRVRERWERLALATRRGESIPPIEVYRVGELHFIIDGHHRVSVSHAMGLSTIEATVTEVRTKLDPSGIRYRGDLIVKDYRRLFLERVPLSGHSRASVVFTDPWDYARLGEHVEAWGFRLMQDEGRYSDRATLAQRWFDEEFVPVVEMLRQADLIGDRTDAEAYLWVACERYRLIRTHRWDDEVFEAVRSRSR, encoded by the coding sequence ATGAAGGACACCGGTTTTCCCAGGGCGGACGCCGAGGCCGACTTCCTCCGCGCGCGACGCCGACAGGTGTTGTCGCGGCTGGCGAACTGGCTGCGCGGCGAGCCCGACGACGTCAACATCATGCTGCCGTTCCACGAGGTGGTGGACGCGCTCGGCTACCTCGGCGAGCGGCGGATCGGGGCGCGGGTGATCCGGCTCGATTCGATCGTCGGCAGCGTCGACAGGGGCCGCGACTTCGACCGCCGCTTCCGCCCGACGTCCGGCCGCGTCCGCGAACGCTGGGAACGGCTGGCGCTCGCGACCAGGCGCGGCGAGTCGATTCCGCCGATCGAGGTGTACCGCGTCGGCGAACTGCATTTCATCATCGACGGGCACCACCGCGTTTCGGTCTCGCACGCGATGGGACTGTCCACAATAGAGGCGACGGTCACCGAAGTGCGGACCAAACTGGACCCGAGCGGGATCCGGTACCGCGGCGACCTGATCGTCAAGGACTACCGGCGGCTGTTCCTCGAGCGCGTCCCGCTTTCCGGGCACTCGCGGGCTTCGGTGGTGTTCACGGATCCGTGGGACTACGCGCGGCTCGGTGAGCACGTGGAGGCGTGGGGTTTCCGGCTGATGCAGGACGAAGGCCGCTACTCGGACCGCGCGACGCTGGCGCAGCGGTGGTTCGACGAGGAATTCGTCCCGGTGGTGGAGATGCTGCGGCAAGCGGATCTGATCGGCGACCGCACCGACGCCGAGGCGTATCTGTGGGTGGCGTGCGAGCGGTACCGGCTGATCAGGACGCACCGGTGGGACGACGAGGTCTTCGAGGCCGTGCGGTCGCGGTCCCGCTGA
- a CDS encoding metallophosphoesterase family protein encodes MKALVVADEVEERLWTSAVHGHRADLVIGAGDLPYDYLEFLASALDVPCVFVPGNHDPDLSGYTRYGGLSMKDGFPAVWPGPAGGVNADGRIVDIGGLRFAGLGGSVRYNDGPNQWTQRQQARRARRLVRRARFRRWRDGRDVDVLLTHAPPRHCGDREDPPHRGFDCLHRTIESLRPKWLLHGHIHPHGEPVPDRVVGGTTVRNVVGHRIMEFL; translated from the coding sequence ATGAAGGCGCTGGTCGTCGCGGACGAGGTCGAGGAGCGATTGTGGACTTCCGCTGTCCACGGTCACCGGGCCGACCTCGTGATCGGTGCCGGTGACCTGCCGTACGACTATCTCGAGTTCCTGGCGAGCGCGCTCGACGTGCCGTGCGTCTTCGTCCCGGGCAACCACGATCCCGATCTGTCCGGCTACACCCGCTACGGCGGGCTGTCCATGAAGGACGGCTTTCCCGCGGTGTGGCCGGGCCCGGCGGGCGGGGTGAACGCGGATGGCCGGATCGTCGACATCGGCGGGCTCCGGTTCGCCGGGCTCGGCGGTTCGGTCCGCTACAACGACGGCCCGAACCAGTGGACGCAACGCCAGCAGGCGCGGCGGGCCCGGCGGCTGGTGCGCCGGGCGCGGTTCCGCCGCTGGCGGGACGGGCGGGACGTCGACGTCCTGCTCACCCACGCGCCGCCGCGGCACTGCGGCGACCGCGAGGATCCGCCGCATCGCGGTTTCGACTGTCTCCATCGCACGATCGAGTCACTTCGGCCGAAATGGTTGCTGCACGGGCACATCCACCCGCACGGTGAACCCGTGCCGGACCGGGTGGTCGGCGGGACGACGGTACGCAACGTGGTCGGGCACCGGATCATGGAGTTCTTATGA
- the corA gene encoding magnesium/cobalt transporter CorA: MPAIPSLGGLRGRSNGRAKGAPERPLPVPLSAYVVDCAVYVEGKRLPGRWSHSEAIKEVRKRHAGFVWIGLHEPDAVQIQGVAETFGLHELAVEDALEAHQRPKLERYDDTLFMVLKTVRYVEHESPATANEIVETGELMAFLGRDFVITVRHGNHSGLARLRRELDQDPERLALGPSAVLHAIADHVVDHYLDVTTAIESDIDEMETHVFAPRSKVSAEQIYFMKREVLELRRAVMPLGTPLQRLAEGYTRLIPDEVRSYFRDVSDHLTTVAERVANFDELLTTLVDATLAKITLQQNTDMRKITAWAAIIAVPTALAGIYGMNFDYMPELHWRFGYPLAMTIIFGVCILLYRIFRKNRWL, encoded by the coding sequence ATGCCTGCCATTCCCTCGCTCGGCGGCCTTCGCGGCCGGAGCAACGGCCGCGCCAAAGGTGCCCCCGAGCGCCCGCTGCCCGTCCCCCTTTCGGCGTACGTCGTCGACTGCGCGGTGTATGTGGAAGGCAAGCGCCTGCCCGGCCGCTGGTCGCATTCCGAGGCGATCAAAGAGGTGCGCAAGCGGCACGCCGGGTTCGTCTGGATCGGCCTGCACGAGCCCGACGCCGTCCAGATCCAGGGTGTCGCGGAGACCTTCGGCCTGCACGAACTGGCCGTCGAGGACGCGCTCGAAGCACACCAGCGGCCCAAGCTCGAGCGCTACGACGACACGCTGTTCATGGTGCTGAAGACGGTGCGTTACGTCGAGCACGAGTCACCCGCGACGGCGAACGAGATCGTCGAGACCGGCGAACTGATGGCGTTCCTCGGCCGCGACTTCGTGATCACCGTCCGGCACGGGAACCACTCGGGGCTCGCCCGGCTGCGCCGTGAACTCGACCAGGACCCGGAGCGGCTCGCCCTCGGGCCGTCCGCGGTGCTGCACGCGATCGCGGACCACGTCGTCGACCACTATCTCGACGTCACCACCGCGATCGAGTCGGACATCGACGAAATGGAGACGCACGTCTTCGCGCCGCGCTCCAAGGTGAGCGCCGAACAGATCTACTTCATGAAGCGCGAGGTACTGGAGCTGCGCCGCGCTGTCATGCCTCTCGGCACCCCGCTGCAGCGCCTGGCCGAGGGCTACACGCGGCTGATCCCGGACGAGGTCCGCTCCTACTTCCGCGACGTCTCCGACCACCTCACCACGGTCGCGGAGCGCGTCGCGAACTTCGACGAGCTGCTGACCACCCTGGTGGACGCGACGCTGGCGAAGATCACGCTCCAGCAGAACACCGACATGCGCAAGATCACCGCGTGGGCGGCGATCATCGCGGTCCCGACGGCGCTGGCCGGTATCTACGGGATGAACTTCGACTACATGCCGGAGCTGCATTGGCGCTTCGGCTACCCGCTGGCGATGACGATCATCTTCGGCGTGTGCATCCTGCTCTACCGAATATTCCGGAAGAACCGCTGGCTCTGA
- a CDS encoding MaoC family dehydratase, translating to MVEGTPQHESLSSQAHAALLVQEEWVQFGRYYEEFEVGAVYKHWPGKTVTEYDDHLFCLITMNHHPLHLDAHYAGETTDFGKNVVVGNYVYSLLLGMSVPDVSGKAIANLEVESLKHVKPTFHGDTIYGETEVLDKTPSKSKDDRGVVYVETRGYKQDGTIVCVFRRKVMVPKRSYGDARGGEQPGRPVPHE from the coding sequence ATGGTCGAGGGTACTCCTCAACACGAAAGCCTGTCGTCCCAGGCTCACGCCGCGTTACTCGTGCAGGAGGAATGGGTGCAGTTCGGTCGCTATTACGAAGAGTTCGAGGTCGGCGCGGTCTACAAGCACTGGCCGGGCAAAACGGTCACCGAGTACGACGACCACCTGTTCTGTCTCATCACCATGAACCACCATCCGCTGCACCTCGACGCGCACTACGCCGGGGAGACCACCGACTTCGGCAAGAACGTCGTGGTCGGCAACTACGTCTACTCGCTGTTGCTGGGGATGTCGGTGCCGGACGTGTCCGGCAAGGCGATCGCGAACCTCGAGGTCGAATCGCTCAAACACGTGAAGCCGACCTTCCACGGTGACACCATCTACGGCGAGACCGAGGTTTTGGACAAGACGCCGTCGAAGTCGAAGGACGATCGAGGCGTCGTCTACGTCGAGACCCGCGGTTACAAGCAGGACGGCACGATCGTGTGTGTGTTCCGTCGCAAGGTGATGGTGCCGAAGCGGTCCTACGGTGACGCCAGGGGCGGCGAGCAGCCCGGTCGTCCCGTGCCGCACGAATAA
- a CDS encoding DUF2332 domain-containing protein: protein MPIGLDEIKSRLRKFATVEAAGVSPLYEHLAAKASEDDEVAGLLTDARGGEARGTLLLATAHRLIQADPIHPLSRYYPSVGGFDGVDSETWPLFRSFLLERADKARAIISSRYTQTNEVRRAALLYPAVTAAAKEAGGKIALLEVGCSAGLLLGLDKFAYRYQCDGGEQLTAGPAKAAVGLHCALDLAPGAVTPKVPKKLTVTARAGLDRAPVDLTDEDELAWLEACVWADQPDRIRLLRTAAAAQAKQRPELITGDAVEDLASAAATLPADVPLVVLTSHVLAYLGERRADFLEALKKLAADRPLWWVSEEFYAAALEPLVPGRTDLAEPADQAVLGLVRWDGGDPDVRALARTAPHGQRMTWLAV from the coding sequence ATGCCCATCGGGCTGGATGAGATCAAGAGCCGCTTGCGGAAGTTCGCGACGGTCGAGGCGGCCGGTGTTTCGCCGCTGTACGAGCACCTGGCGGCGAAGGCGTCCGAGGACGACGAAGTCGCAGGCCTGCTCACCGACGCCCGTGGCGGTGAAGCGCGCGGCACGCTGCTCCTGGCGACAGCGCACCGGCTCATCCAGGCCGACCCGATCCACCCGCTCTCGCGCTACTACCCGTCCGTCGGCGGTTTCGACGGCGTGGACTCGGAGACGTGGCCGCTGTTCCGCTCGTTCCTGCTGGAACGGGCGGACAAGGCGCGCGCGATCATCTCCTCGCGGTACACGCAGACCAACGAGGTCCGCCGTGCCGCGCTGCTCTATCCCGCGGTGACGGCGGCGGCCAAGGAGGCGGGCGGCAAGATCGCGCTGCTGGAGGTCGGCTGCAGCGCCGGGCTGCTCCTCGGTCTGGACAAATTCGCCTACCGCTACCAGTGCGACGGCGGCGAACAGCTCACCGCCGGACCGGCGAAGGCCGCCGTCGGCCTGCACTGCGCGCTGGATCTCGCGCCCGGCGCCGTCACGCCGAAGGTGCCGAAGAAGCTGACGGTCACCGCTCGCGCCGGCCTCGACCGCGCCCCGGTGGACCTGACCGACGAGGACGAACTGGCCTGGCTCGAAGCCTGCGTCTGGGCCGACCAGCCGGACCGGATCCGGCTCCTGCGCACGGCAGCGGCCGCGCAGGCCAAGCAGCGACCGGAGCTGATCACCGGCGACGCCGTCGAAGACCTCGCCTCGGCGGCCGCCACGCTGCCCGCCGACGTCCCGCTCGTGGTGCTGACCAGCCACGTGCTGGCGTACCTGGGGGAGCGGCGGGCGGACTTCCTCGAGGCGCTGAAGAAACTCGCCGCGGACAGGCCGCTGTGGTGGGTCAGCGAGGAGTTCTACGCCGCCGCGCTGGAGCCCCTGGTGCCCGGCCGCACCGATTTGGCCGAGCCGGCGGATCAGGCCGTGCTCGGGCTCGTCCGCTGGGACGGCGGCGATCCGGACGTCCGCGCGCTGGCCAGGACGGCTCCGCACGGGCAGCGGATGACCTGGCTCGCTGTTTAG
- a CDS encoding NUDIX hydrolase: MNTVSNSTVRCVGGIVHDELGRILLIRRANEPGRGLWSVPGGRVEPGETDEAAVIREMREETGLDVMPGTYVGNARRGPYDIHDYACSVTGGTLRAGDDADDARWIDAETLIELDKGGRLAELLFVTLRDWGVLPTANASPS, translated from the coding sequence ATGAACACCGTTTCGAACAGCACCGTCCGCTGTGTCGGCGGCATCGTCCACGACGAACTCGGGCGGATTCTGCTGATCCGGCGCGCGAATGAACCCGGACGTGGACTGTGGTCGGTCCCCGGCGGGCGGGTCGAACCAGGCGAAACGGACGAAGCGGCCGTCATTCGCGAGATGCGCGAAGAGACCGGACTGGACGTGATGCCGGGCACATACGTCGGCAACGCCCGCCGCGGCCCGTATGACATCCACGACTACGCCTGCTCGGTCACCGGCGGCACTCTCCGTGCCGGGGACGACGCCGACGACGCGCGGTGGATCGACGCCGAAACCTTGATCGAACTCGACAAAGGCGGCCGGTTGGCCGAACTCCTGTTCGTCACTCTCCGCGACTGGGGTGTGTTGCCCACCGCAAATGCCTCACCTTCATGA
- a CDS encoding PH domain-containing protein yields MFAPRDPDEYLLDTERRVIRIRRHWAVLLWDTFEAVALLAICVLVSYLLPPAAWVIQNILWYAALLVILRFAYVVMEWWVERLVVTDKRFVMTTGVYTTKVLMMPITKVTDLTYERSATGRIFGYGTMVVESAGQIQALNRIDYLPKPEEFYDTISELVFGDKQKQAERFSMIKAQRAARGKKKVG; encoded by the coding sequence ATGTTCGCCCCACGCGATCCAGACGAGTATCTCCTCGACACCGAGCGGCGGGTCATCAGGATTCGCCGTCACTGGGCGGTGCTGCTGTGGGACACCTTCGAGGCGGTGGCCTTGCTGGCCATCTGCGTCCTGGTGTCCTACCTGCTGCCGCCCGCCGCGTGGGTGATCCAGAACATTCTCTGGTACGCCGCGTTGCTCGTCATCCTGCGCTTCGCGTACGTGGTGATGGAGTGGTGGGTCGAGCGGCTGGTCGTCACGGACAAACGGTTCGTGATGACCACCGGCGTCTACACCACCAAGGTGCTGATGATGCCCATCACCAAGGTCACCGACCTCACCTACGAGCGTTCGGCGACCGGCCGGATCTTCGGCTACGGGACGATGGTGGTCGAGTCGGCCGGTCAGATCCAGGCGCTGAACCGCATCGACTACCTGCCCAAGCCGGAAGAGTTCTACGACACGATCTCCGAGCTCGTGTTCGGCGACAAGCAGAAGCAGGCCGAGCGCTTTTCGATGATCAAGGCGCAGCGTGCGGCGCGCGGCAAGAAGAAGGTCGGTTAG
- a CDS encoding PHP domain-containing protein: MRIDLHAHSTASDGTDSPAGLVAAAAKAGLDVVAITDHDTTAGWAPAAEALPPGLSLVPGAELSTISVDPVTGRHVSVHLLAYLFDPESPALVAEQTRLRSERRWRLRVMAERMAADGLPVDPDEIMSLLPEDGSAGRPHLAQALVRAGVVASVNEAFGSYLGNGSGYFVARQDTLVEDAIDMIADAGGVTVIAHPFAYTRGATITVDVLAGLAAHGLTGVEVDHPNHDEETRVRLHGLAGELGLVRTGSSDYHGTNKTIDLGDETTDPLALEELVARSTGYEVVTR, from the coding sequence ATGCGCATCGACCTGCACGCCCACTCCACCGCCTCCGACGGTACCGACAGCCCTGCCGGGCTGGTCGCCGCCGCCGCGAAGGCGGGCCTCGACGTAGTCGCGATCACCGATCACGACACCACGGCCGGCTGGGCCCCGGCCGCCGAGGCACTCCCGCCGGGGCTCTCCCTGGTGCCCGGCGCCGAGCTGTCCACGATCTCCGTCGATCCGGTGACCGGGCGGCACGTCAGCGTCCACCTGCTCGCCTACCTCTTCGACCCGGAGTCGCCGGCGCTCGTCGCCGAGCAGACCAGGCTGCGGTCGGAGCGACGGTGGCGGCTGCGCGTGATGGCCGAGCGGATGGCCGCCGACGGCCTGCCGGTCGATCCCGACGAGATCATGTCGCTGCTGCCGGAGGACGGTTCGGCCGGACGGCCGCATCTCGCGCAGGCCTTGGTGCGCGCCGGAGTCGTCGCGTCGGTGAACGAGGCCTTCGGGAGCTACCTCGGCAACGGCAGCGGGTACTTCGTGGCGCGGCAGGACACGCTCGTCGAGGACGCGATCGACATGATCGCCGACGCGGGCGGGGTCACCGTCATCGCGCATCCCTTCGCCTACACGCGCGGCGCGACCATCACCGTCGACGTGCTCGCCGGGCTGGCCGCGCACGGGCTCACCGGCGTCGAGGTCGACCACCCGAACCACGACGAGGAGACCCGCGTCCGGTTGCACGGGCTGGCGGGGGAGCTGGGCCTCGTGCGCACCGGGTCGAGCGACTACCACGGCACGAACAAGACCATCGATCTCGGCGACGAGACCACCGACCCGCTCGCGCTCGAAGAGCTCGTCGCGCGGTCGACCGGGTACGAGGTCGTGACCCGGTGA